From the genome of Athalia rosae chromosome 3, iyAthRosa1.1, whole genome shotgun sequence:
TGAGAGGTACTCACGAAGCCTTTGAAAACGTTGAGCAGAACGACGTGGTCCCCTTCCGACGATGCGAACCTACGTTTAATATCAACGTTTGACAAAATTCGTTTTGCATCGCATACGGTATTttataagaaaatttattaagaCGAACCTGGCCCTTGCAGCTGCGGCTTGTTCCCTTTTATTTGAGGGCTCTACAAAAACCGACTCTCCTGAGAGGAGGGCTACGACCGTCAGAGCTTCTTCGAGGCACTGATGTTCCACCGCTGCTAATATTACTTTTGTGAACCTCGGGTCCAATGGAAATAGTGACATCGTCCTGCCCAGAGTCGTTAATTGTGGGGGGGATCCTATCGAGGAATGGCTGGATGAAAAACAATCATCAAAGAAGCAATCAATTTGCCAAATTCTATACCTTTTACAGCCTCCAGTCTTTCCAGGCATGAAACTGCAACATCGACCCCTTCTTTCGGGGGCTTATCCATGAAATCAAAGGTTGTTATATCGACGCCGATGGCCAGGAGCTGTAGGGCGATGCCAGCCAGAGAGCATCGCTGGATTTCGGGAATGGGCATTTCACTCATATTGGCAAATTCAGCCTCAGTATAAGTGCGGTAGCATTTTCCCGGCGCTTCCCGACCTGCACGGCCAGTTCTCTGCCACGCTTGAGCCTTTGCAACTTTTTCAACCCTCAAAACGTCCAGACCTGTTGCCGAGTGATGAGTACGCGCTTTTACAACGCCCGTGTCTATGACGTGTCGAATTCCTGCGAGGAGATCGAGaatttattgcaaaaaaagacATGCACGGTTGAGGTTTTTTTGATCCCAGTGCGTAAAGACGTCGCAAACGAACCTCCGATTGTTACAGATGTCTCAGCGACATTGGTGGATAAAACTAACTTCCGCATTCCTGGCGGCGAAGGTTTAAAAGCTTCTAATTGCTGATGAGTCGGCAAAGCCGAATACAAAGGAAATACTTTGAGCGCAGGATACCCTTTGCCTTCCAATTGCTTTGCAGCTTGTCTCGCAGCGGTTGTCGCTGCCTCAATTTCTTCTTGTCCCGTTAAAAAGGCCAGGATATCTTCGCTGTGATTATTGATGGTGAAATATGAGGAATCATTGAATCAATATAGAAAACCGACCTTCAGACCATGTTCTATGTGATCTGTGCACTTTTGGGCAGTAATTATCAATTTATATTAAGATTAGTAAACTTACTTTGCGGGTGATTCCCGATGAATTTGAAACACTGTAACAAGGGCAGCAAAGGCATAATCATCCTGCGCTTTTACAGAATGATAAATTGTAACTGGGTGCTGTCTGCCTTCTAGATATATAGCTGGAGCTTGGAagtattttgtaaatttatctACATCCATTGTAGCAGACATGACGATGAGTTTCAGGGGTTGCAGGTTTTTCAGTTTCCTCAGCTTCTGCGCACGTCTTGCTACTCCCAGTAAGACATCCGTTTGCACAGACCGTTCATGGGCTTCATCCA
Proteins encoded in this window:
- the LOC105689783 gene encoding ATP-dependent RNA helicase DHX33, with translation MGVHDNTDSKYSVMGASSFSKLTPKRPTTVIFNETSAKKSKSSDDAQSSLTDSDNPAANQNTIRNSTQNVTQVHDVNASENNSIQHQRKSLPVYRLRKRLLAEIKRHSSLIVIGETGSGKTTQIPQLLLASGLAGSAGCIGVTQPRRVAAVSVARRVAQEQGVVTGKLVGYCVRFEDMTSPQTRIKYLTDGMMVREAMTDETLSDYSIVILDEAHERSVQTDVLLGVARRAQKLRKLKNLQPLKLIVMSATMDVDKFTKYFQAPAIYLEGRQHPVTIYHSVKAQDDYAFAALVTVFQIHRESPANEDILAFLTGQEEIEAATTAARQAAKQLEGKGYPALKVFPLYSALPTHQQLEAFKPSPPGMRKLVLSTNVAETSVTIGGIRHVIDTGVVKARTHHSATGLDVLRVEKVAKAQAWQRTGRAGREAPGKCYRTYTEAEFANMSEMPIPEIQRCSLAGIALQLLAIGVDITTFDFMDKPPKEGVDVAVSCLERLEAVKGSPPQLTTLGRTMSLFPLDPRFTKVILAAVEHQCLEEALTVVALLSGESVFVEPSNKREQAAAARARFASSEGDHVVLLNVFKGFVSTSQKKSWCHENFLHHRNLEYGLEVRKQLAALAARANLDKCSCGSSTESLRKALLEGLFDNLAELQRDQTYLTVSTRQPVAIHPSSVLHGSKPPLVLFTEVVATGRCFLRNVSTVESAWLESKGIIVGKH